The window ATACAGGTGTGAAATAATCTGTTTGTCCTCCACAGTTTCTCTGTGTGGAAGGATGGGTGTGTTATCCAATCTGATGAGGGGTCTGGTGAGAGGAGCCGACAGGATGTCAGAGTTCACCAGCAAGCGTGGTTCAAGGACTCACAATAAAGGCAGGGGCTCAAGGCCCACTGGACTGAGGCTCTCCAGCAGGAAGTTTCTGTCCATACGGGCCATGATTCCTGAGTTTGTGGTGCCTAACTTGGAGGGATTCAAACTCAAACCCTATGTATCATACCGCTCCCCCAGAGGAGCAGAGCCTCCACTCACAGCACAGAGTTTGTTTGCTGAGGCTGTGGCCCCTCAGATCAAGAAAGACTTTGAAGAGGGCACTTTCAACAAAGAACAGCTGGAGAAATACGGATTTGAGCCCACACAGGAGGGGAAGCTATTCAAACTTTATCCCAAGAACTTTGTGCGTTAAAGATGAACTGTGTGTATTTACAAGGAAAGGCACAGACTGCTGATTACCTGAAAGAACAACATGGGACTGTAAATAATGTTAAATCTATTTTCTAAGTGGCTGACTTCTGTTATCAggcaaaataaaatctaatcCATATTGTGAAATTGTACATTGATTATTGCAAACatcacttgaaaaaaaaatattttattgtttcagaTAAAAACTGTTGTGAACAGAGCTGGTGATCATTTACATGTCTACTGATAGAAGCATTCTCAAATAGGCGTCTGTGACAAACGTGGGCTGGTGACAAATAGCATAATTCAAATGTACATGCACATAACCGTCCTAATAAGTTATCCTGCATGTCGGCTTATACAGATGATTTCTACAGTATAGTCATTCATTTTTGCTGAGAACCCCCCCTTGAAGTCCAAAAAATGTTCACACTTGTGTTCAAGTTAATATGTGCAGTGACACTATAGGTTGTCTAGGTAACGTTATTGGTGAGAaggtgtaaaaagaaaaaaccagGAATAAAAGTGGCCTCTACACATTTTCATATACCACTTTGATGATGTTTCCAAAATCACCATAGTACGAAAGTTACTACCTCagatttctcttttgtttttggataaatgtaaaaaaagggGGTTTATCTAACGGCAGCAGCACCTTTAACCAGCAAATCTGGGCCAAAATATGAAGAGAGTTTCCCTTTGAGGATTGATAAAGGTATCAGACACATTAGCACACACACCCCATGCACGTGTTAAAATCAGTACTTGTTGGTAGGTTTTTGTTTAAAACTTTCAAGCGAGGTGTTTTTGTGAGCAGCTTTCCTTAACATGAtcacaaagtgttttttaaaaaaaagctataaCACAGTAAGGTATGTGGGTGCAGCTATATGATATATAACCACTCATTCAAatacaagtttaaaaaaaatcagtgttgtCTATGAAAATATAGGGTTTTTCTAATTGCATATTGTGTGAGAAGTTATTCCAAAGTGTGGGGACGTATCCTCATAATAAAGATGGTGAGTGGAATAACAGCATGTCACGCCCATGTCGTGGCTGGGCTGTACATTCGTAAGATATTTCAAGAGTCAACTCGGCCAAGTGCTCCAGCCTGGTCAACATTGCTCTGTTTCCTGTGGAGCCTCATCTGGAGCCCAGTCCCACCGCCACACATGGAGCATATGGTCATAGAACGAGCAGCTGGCCAGCAGACAGGACACCGAAGAGGTGTCGCCGTCGGGGTTGGGAGCGGGGCCCGCGGTAGAGCTGGTAGAGGGCGGTGGTGCGGTGCCCTCCGGGATGTATCGTCCAGCATCGTCCTCCAGTGACGTGTCAAAGCTGGCGGTGGGAGACTCGTACTGGATCCTCAAGTGTCCTCGGCTCTCGGTGAGACTTTCCTTTGGTTCTGCGGCGGCGGCGGGGGGGCAGGGAGCGAGTTCCTCCAGGGACAGCCGGGACCAGTCGGCTCCGTACGCCAGGGAGTTGTGGAGGATGTAGGAGGCTACGAGTGGACAAGCTCCTCCGCTGCCCTCTGGACAACAGCAGGGAAACAACGTGTTTTTAGAGGAAATTAAACTGCACACTTCTGTGGTATCTTGTTCCTCATCTTATACATTTCATTCACATCATGAGTCTCTGCATTTCTTCACAAGGGACTTAGAATTATAATGTcttaatctgaatgaatttggagCTTAAATATGATAccaaaattaactaaaataaatgttctgttcatcatattatcatcatcatggccaGTTTACTGAGAgggattttagattttatgatttttattgtcatattttggtGCAGCAACTTCTCTCACTCCGtcagctgcctctgtgtctctctgttcactaca is drawn from Thunnus albacares chromosome 2, fThuAlb1.1, whole genome shotgun sequence and contains these coding sequences:
- the mrpl41 gene encoding 39S ribosomal protein L41, mitochondrial, giving the protein MGVLSNLMRGLVRGADRMSEFTSKRGSRTHNKGRGSRPTGLRLSSRKFLSIRAMIPEFVVPNLEGFKLKPYVSYRSPRGAEPPLTAQSLFAEAVAPQIKKDFEEGTFNKEQLEKYGFEPTQEGKLFKLYPKNFVR